In Mycolicibacterium phocaicum, one DNA window encodes the following:
- a CDS encoding L-threonylcarbamoyladenylate synthase, which produces METFDCGDAEKRATGIASAISALKGGRLVVLPTDTVYGLGADAFNSEAVAALLAAKGRGRNMPVPVLVGSWRTIDGLVYAVPPAARDLIEAFWPGALSLVVRQAPSLSWDLGDTNGSVMLRMPLHPVAIELLREVGPMAVSSANISGQPPAVNADEARAQLGDKVEVYLDAGPATKQAASTIVDLTGATPRVLREGPIAVAQIAEVLGVEPESLTGEVS; this is translated from the coding sequence ATGGAGACGTTCGACTGCGGTGATGCGGAGAAGCGCGCCACCGGGATCGCCTCGGCTATCAGTGCGCTCAAGGGCGGCCGTCTGGTCGTGCTGCCCACCGACACCGTCTACGGCCTGGGTGCCGACGCCTTCAACAGCGAGGCCGTCGCGGCACTGCTCGCCGCGAAGGGGAGGGGCCGCAACATGCCGGTCCCGGTCCTCGTCGGGTCCTGGCGCACCATCGACGGGCTCGTCTACGCCGTGCCCCCGGCCGCGCGGGACCTCATCGAGGCGTTCTGGCCCGGCGCGTTGAGCCTGGTCGTGCGCCAGGCCCCGTCGCTGTCGTGGGACCTCGGTGACACCAACGGCAGCGTGATGCTGCGCATGCCGCTGCACCCGGTGGCGATCGAGCTGCTGCGTGAGGTCGGTCCCATGGCCGTGTCCAGCGCCAACATCTCGGGGCAGCCGCCCGCGGTCAACGCCGACGAGGCGCGGGCGCAGCTCGGCGACAAGGTCGAGGTGTACCTGGACGCCGGGCCGGCGACCAAGCAGGCCGCGTCCACGATCGTCGACCTGACCGGCGCGACGCCGCGCGTGCTGCGGGAAGGGCCGATCGCCGTCGCGCAGATCGCCGAAGTGCTCGGCGTCGAACCGGAGTCCCTGACCGGCGAGGTGTCGTGA
- the rpmE gene encoding 50S ribosomal protein L31: protein MKSGIHPAYVETTVVCGCGNSFQTRSTKESGNIVVEVCSQCHPFYTGKQKLLDTGGRVARFEKRYGKRTAGSKAASES from the coding sequence ATGAAATCGGGTATTCACCCCGCATACGTCGAGACCACCGTGGTCTGCGGTTGCGGCAACAGCTTCCAGACTCGTAGCACCAAGGAAAGCGGCAACATCGTTGTCGAGGTGTGCTCGCAGTGCCACCCGTTCTACACGGGCAAGCAGAAGCTTCTCGACACCGGCGGCCGCGTGGCCCGCTTCGAGAAGCGGTACGGCAAGCGCACCGCCGGCTCGAAGGCCGCGTCCGAGAGCTAG
- the atpB gene encoding F0F1 ATP synthase subunit A, producing the protein MIQQFTAEAAIEVGHHEQHELWGYTFNVDTIIATSVAAVIVIALAFFVKAKVTSTGVPGGVQLFFEAITIQMRQQIETAIGMKIAPFVLPLAVTIFTFILISNWLSVLPVQFGGEDGGAKELLAPPASDINYVLALALFVFLCYHAAGIWRRGVFGHFKKLLKGHVAVLAPINIVEEIAKPVSLSLRLFGNMFAGGILVALIAMFPWYVQWAPNAIWKTFDLFVGLIQAFIFALLTILYFSQSMELDEHH; encoded by the coding sequence GTGATTCAACAATTCACCGCCGAGGCCGCCATCGAGGTCGGCCACCACGAGCAGCACGAGCTGTGGGGCTACACCTTCAACGTCGACACGATCATCGCCACCAGCGTGGCCGCGGTCATCGTCATCGCGCTGGCGTTCTTCGTGAAGGCGAAGGTGACCTCGACCGGGGTGCCCGGCGGTGTGCAGCTGTTCTTCGAGGCCATCACCATCCAGATGCGTCAGCAGATCGAGACCGCGATCGGTATGAAGATCGCGCCGTTCGTGCTGCCGCTGGCCGTCACGATCTTCACCTTCATCCTGATCTCCAACTGGCTGTCGGTCCTGCCGGTGCAGTTCGGTGGGGAAGACGGTGGCGCCAAGGAACTGCTGGCCCCGCCGGCCTCGGACATCAACTACGTGCTGGCGCTCGCGCTGTTCGTGTTCCTCTGCTACCACGCGGCGGGCATCTGGCGCCGCGGCGTCTTCGGCCACTTCAAGAAGCTGCTGAAGGGCCACGTCGCGGTCCTGGCGCCGATCAACATCGTCGAGGAGATCGCCAAGCCGGTCTCGCTGTCTCTGCGACTCTTCGGCAACATGTTCGCCGGCGGCATCCTGGTCGCGCTGATCGCGATGTTCCCGTGGTACGTGCAGTGGGCGCCGAACGCGATCTGGAAGACCTTCGACCTGTTCGTCGGCCTGATCCAGGCGTTCATCTTCGCGCTGCTGACGATCCTGTACTTCAGCCAGTCGATGGAACTCGACGAGCACCACTGA
- the prmC gene encoding peptide chain release factor N(5)-glutamine methyltransferase: MRQAITEAASQLAAAGIDSARVDAEYLAAHAAGVNRARVMFTEPDPAFYPRFRDLVERRAQRIPLQHLIGTAAFGPVEVHVGPGVFIPRPETEALLEWAMNQPLPPRPVIVDLCTGSGALALALAHTWPQAHVVAVEKSPDALVYTRRNCEGSAVEVLEADVTVPSLLSDRTGTVDLLVSNPPYIPDGADLDPEVIDHDPATALFGGPDGMSVIVPIIALAARLLRPGGKVGIEHDDTTADQVVAALDRDGTFGDITARRDLTGRPRFVTATRR; the protein is encoded by the coding sequence ATCCGTCAGGCCATCACTGAGGCGGCCTCGCAGTTGGCCGCCGCGGGTATCGATTCCGCCCGGGTCGACGCCGAGTACCTCGCCGCCCACGCCGCTGGGGTAAACCGGGCCCGGGTGATGTTCACCGAGCCCGACCCGGCGTTCTATCCGCGTTTCCGCGACCTGGTGGAGCGGCGCGCGCAGCGAATTCCCTTGCAGCACTTGATTGGAACCGCGGCCTTCGGTCCGGTGGAAGTGCACGTCGGTCCCGGGGTGTTCATCCCGCGCCCGGAGACCGAGGCGCTGCTGGAGTGGGCCATGAACCAGCCGTTGCCGCCGCGCCCGGTGATCGTGGATCTGTGCACCGGCTCGGGTGCCCTCGCCCTCGCCCTGGCACACACCTGGCCGCAGGCGCACGTCGTGGCCGTCGAGAAGTCCCCGGATGCCCTGGTCTACACCCGGCGCAATTGCGAGGGCAGTGCCGTCGAGGTGCTCGAAGCCGACGTCACCGTTCCCAGCCTGCTGTCAGACAGGACCGGCACAGTGGACCTGCTGGTGTCCAACCCGCCGTACATCCCCGACGGCGCCGACCTCGACCCCGAAGTCATCGACCACGACCCGGCCACCGCCCTGTTCGGAGGGCCCGACGGCATGTCCGTCATCGTGCCGATCATCGCGCTGGCGGCCCGGTTACTGCGTCCGGGCGGCAAGGTGGGCATCGAACACGACGACACCACAGCCGATCAGGTGGTGGCCGCATTGGACCGCGACGGTACGTTCGGTGACATCACCGCTCGGCGCGATCTGACCGGGCGGCCCCGGTTCGTCACCGCGACCCGACGGTAA
- a CDS encoding F0F1 ATP synthase subunit B/delta: protein MEIFIGQLIGFAVIVAIIWKYVVPPVKGMMAKQQEAVRVALAESAEAAQKLADADKMHAKALADAKAESTKVTDEARHDSQRIVEQLTEQAAIDAERIKAQGGQHVELMRQGVIRELRQGLGAESVAKADELVRRYVAEPTAQAGTVDRFLDDLEQMAPSSAEVGTHAEVKLRAASRESLTALVEKFDATAGGLDAAALTALADDLAAVARLLLTEVNLGRHLAEPADNPAPKVALLDAVLSGKIGANALELLRTAVSSRWSAQSDLVDAVEHVARLALIKRAEVSGDVAEVEDQLFRFSRVLDAQPRLSTLLGEYGTPIDGRVALLDKVLPGANGSVNSTVKALLTQTVSLLRGERADQAVLDLAELAVARRGEVVAHVEAAAALSDAQRTRLTSVLTRIYGHPVSVQLHVDPSLLGGLTITVGDEVIDGSISSRLAAASNRLPD, encoded by the coding sequence ATGGAAATCTTCATCGGGCAGCTGATCGGCTTTGCCGTCATCGTGGCCATCATCTGGAAGTACGTGGTACCTCCGGTGAAGGGCATGATGGCCAAGCAGCAGGAGGCCGTTCGCGTTGCGCTGGCCGAAAGTGCCGAAGCCGCACAGAAACTCGCGGACGCCGACAAGATGCACGCCAAGGCTCTTGCCGACGCGAAGGCCGAGTCGACCAAGGTGACCGACGAGGCCCGGCACGATTCGCAGCGCATCGTCGAGCAGCTCACCGAGCAGGCCGCAATCGACGCCGAGCGGATCAAGGCGCAGGGCGGCCAGCACGTCGAGCTGATGCGGCAGGGCGTTATCCGTGAGCTCCGTCAGGGGCTGGGCGCGGAGTCCGTCGCCAAGGCCGACGAGCTGGTGCGGCGCTACGTCGCCGAGCCCACCGCGCAGGCCGGCACCGTCGACCGCTTCCTGGACGATCTCGAGCAGATGGCGCCGTCCTCGGCCGAGGTCGGTACCCACGCCGAGGTGAAGCTGCGGGCCGCGAGCCGGGAATCACTGACCGCGCTGGTCGAGAAGTTCGACGCCACGGCGGGTGGCCTGGATGCCGCCGCGCTGACCGCGCTGGCCGATGATCTGGCTGCCGTCGCCCGGCTGCTGCTGACCGAGGTCAACCTCGGCCGGCACCTGGCCGAGCCCGCCGACAACCCCGCCCCCAAGGTCGCTCTGCTGGACGCGGTGCTGTCCGGCAAGATCGGCGCCAACGCCCTGGAGCTGCTGCGTACCGCGGTGTCTTCGCGGTGGTCCGCGCAGTCCGACCTGGTCGACGCCGTCGAGCACGTCGCTCGCCTGGCACTGATCAAGCGGGCCGAGGTCAGCGGTGACGTCGCCGAGGTCGAGGACCAGCTGTTCCGCTTCAGCCGCGTGCTGGACGCGCAGCCGCGTCTGTCGACGCTGCTCGGTGAGTACGGCACGCCGATCGACGGTCGAGTTGCCTTGCTGGACAAGGTCCTCCCCGGTGCCAACGGCTCGGTCAACAGCACCGTCAAGGCGCTGCTGACGCAGACCGTGAGCCTGCTGCGCGGCGAACGTGCCGACCAGGCTGTCCTCGATCTGGCCGAGCTGGCAGTCGCCCGCCGCGGTGAGGTCGTTGCCCATGTGGAAGCCGCCGCCGCGCTGTCCGACGCCCAGCGGACCCGACTCACGTCGGTTCTGACCCGCATCTACGGCCACCCGGTGTCCGTCCAGTTGCATGTCGATCCGAGCCTCCTCGGTGGTCTGACCATCACCGTCGGCGACGAGGTGATCGACGGATCCATCTCGTCACGACTGGCTGCCGCCTCCAACCGGCTGCCCGACTAA
- a CDS encoding F0F1 ATP synthase subunit B: protein MGELSATILASGQAAAEGGGGQNFLIPNATFFVVLIIFLIVLGVIGKWVVPPISKVLVEREEMLAKTAADNRKSAEQVAAAEADYNAAMAGARTEASAIRDEARNEGRKVVDQARAAASGEVAETLKGADQALSAQRQSTQTELQSSVDNLSQTLASRILGVELAADVKSGGSQ, encoded by the coding sequence ATGGGTGAATTGAGCGCAACCATCCTGGCCTCGGGCCAGGCAGCAGCGGAAGGCGGCGGGGGTCAGAACTTCCTGATTCCCAACGCGACCTTCTTCGTCGTGCTGATCATCTTCCTGATCGTGCTCGGCGTGATCGGCAAGTGGGTTGTGCCACCGATCAGCAAGGTCTTGGTCGAACGCGAGGAAATGCTGGCCAAGACCGCTGCTGACAACCGGAAGTCGGCTGAGCAGGTGGCCGCCGCAGAGGCGGACTACAACGCGGCGATGGCGGGTGCTCGTACGGAGGCTTCGGCCATCCGTGACGAGGCCCGCAACGAGGGCCGCAAGGTCGTCGACCAGGCGCGTGCAGCGGCGAGTGGTGAGGTGGCCGAAACCCTCAAGGGTGCCGACCAGGCACTGTCCGCACAGCGGCAGTCCACACAGACCGAACTGCAGTCGTCGGTCGACAACCTGTCCCAGACGCTGGCGAGCCGCATTCTCGGCGTGGAGCTGGCGGCCGACGTGAAATCAGGCGGGAGCCAGTAG
- a CDS encoding F0F1 ATP synthase subunit C produces MADAATNATIIQGALIGGGLIMAGGAIGAGIGDGIAGNALISGIARQPEAQGRLFTPFFITVGLVEAAYFINLAFMALFVFATPGLS; encoded by the coding sequence ATGGCCGACGCAGCAACGAACGCCACTATCATCCAGGGCGCCCTCATCGGCGGTGGCTTGATCATGGCCGGTGGCGCCATCGGCGCCGGTATCGGTGACGGTATCGCCGGTAACGCGCTGATCTCGGGCATCGCCCGTCAGCCGGAGGCCCAGGGCCGCCTGTTCACCCCGTTCTTCATCACCGTCGGTCTGGTGGAAGCCGCGTACTTCATCAACCTGGCCTTCATGGCGCTCTTCGTGTTCGCCACCCCGGGCCTGTCGTAA
- a CDS encoding ATP synthase subunit I: MTTPAQDAPLVLPAVAFQPVRLFAISLLVTAVALGGGYAVSGNFKFGAFFGLGMALGLTNALLVRRAVAKVTAKDHPLKMQMAANSAMRLVLISVIALLITWLFKPAGIGVLFGVALFQAILVMSTALPVMKKVRAGQRNGGGVDQPEAHDGSEAKD, translated from the coding sequence ATGACGACACCAGCGCAGGACGCGCCTCTGGTGTTGCCGGCAGTGGCTTTTCAGCCCGTTCGTTTGTTTGCTATCTCGCTCCTCGTAACGGCTGTCGCGCTCGGCGGCGGCTACGCAGTGAGTGGCAATTTCAAGTTCGGCGCCTTCTTCGGCCTGGGGATGGCGCTCGGTCTCACCAACGCACTGCTGGTCCGTCGCGCGGTCGCCAAGGTCACCGCCAAGGACCACCCGCTGAAGATGCAGATGGCCGCCAACTCCGCGATGCGGCTGGTGCTCATCTCGGTGATCGCCCTGCTGATCACGTGGCTCTTCAAGCCGGCCGGTATCGGCGTGCTGTTCGGAGTGGCGCTGTTCCAGGCGATTCTTGTCATGAGCACCGCATTGCCGGTGATGAAGAAGGTCCGAGCCGGCCAACGTAACGGTGGCGGCGTCGACCAACCAGAAGCACACGACGGATCAGAAGCAAAGGACTGA
- a CDS encoding glycosyltransferase family 4 protein — protein sequence MTVVADAGRLLAQIDRGTGVPLRELVLVGLTAAIITYFATGWVRALAFRFGAVAYPRERDVHVQPVPRMGGLAMYVGVAAAVLLASQLPALTRGFVYSSGMPAVVVAGGLIMLIGLIDDRWGLDALTKFAGQITAASVLVTMGVAWSVLYIPIGGVGTIVLDQASSILLTLALTVSIVNAMNFVDGLDGLAAGLGLITASAICIFSVGLLRDHGGDVLFYPPAVISVVLAGACLGFLPHNFHPARIFMGDSGSMLIGLMLAAASTTAAGPISQNAYGARDVFALLSPFLLVVAVMFVPALDMLLAIVRRTRAGLSPFSPDKMHLHHRLLQIGHSHRRVVLLIYLWVGIVALGAASTIFFDPRYTGAVMLGAIFLAAIFTLIPLLRRRDDLPEGEYDKK from the coding sequence GTGACCGTAGTTGCCGACGCAGGCCGGCTGCTCGCGCAGATCGATCGCGGCACCGGGGTTCCGCTCCGCGAGCTGGTGCTGGTCGGTCTGACCGCGGCGATCATCACCTACTTCGCCACGGGCTGGGTGCGGGCGCTGGCGTTCCGTTTCGGCGCCGTCGCCTACCCGCGCGAACGCGACGTCCACGTCCAGCCGGTCCCGCGGATGGGCGGGCTGGCCATGTACGTCGGCGTGGCTGCCGCGGTCCTGCTGGCGTCCCAATTGCCCGCGCTGACACGAGGTTTCGTCTATTCGTCCGGTATGCCGGCGGTGGTGGTGGCCGGCGGCCTGATCATGCTCATCGGCCTGATCGACGACCGCTGGGGCCTGGACGCCCTGACCAAGTTCGCCGGCCAGATCACCGCGGCCAGCGTCCTGGTTACCATGGGCGTCGCGTGGAGTGTGCTGTACATCCCGATCGGCGGCGTCGGCACCATCGTGCTGGACCAGGCGTCCTCGATCCTGCTGACCCTGGCGCTGACGGTCTCGATCGTCAACGCGATGAACTTCGTCGACGGCCTCGACGGCCTGGCCGCCGGGCTGGGGCTCATCACCGCGTCGGCCATCTGCATCTTCTCGGTCGGACTGCTGCGCGACCATGGTGGTGACGTGCTGTTCTACCCGCCCGCCGTCATCTCGGTGGTGCTCGCCGGCGCGTGCCTGGGTTTCCTGCCGCACAATTTCCATCCGGCCCGCATCTTCATGGGGGACTCCGGGTCCATGCTCATCGGTCTGATGCTGGCCGCCGCATCGACCACCGCCGCCGGCCCCATCTCGCAGAACGCCTACGGCGCGCGCGACGTATTTGCTTTGCTGTCGCCGTTCCTGTTGGTCGTTGCGGTGATGTTCGTGCCGGCCCTCGACATGCTCCTGGCCATCGTGCGCCGCACCCGTGCCGGACTCAGCCCCTTCAGCCCCGACAAGATGCATCTGCATCACCGGCTGCTGCAGATCGGTCACTCGCACCGACGCGTCGTGCTGTTGATCTACCTATGGGTGGGCATCGTGGCCCTCGGGGCGGCCAGCACCATTTTCTTCGACCCCCGGTACACGGGTGCGGTGATGCTCGGAGCCATCTTCCTGGCCGCGATCTTCACCCTGATCCCGCTCCTGCGGCGGCGCGATGACCTGCCAGAAGGCGAGTACGACAAAAAGTAG
- the prfA gene encoding peptide chain release factor 1 has protein sequence MAQTDTAPRIEALLAEHADLERQLGDPNLHADAGAARKVGRRFAQVSPIVVTYRKLEAAQGDLEAARELAAEDAAFAAEVPELEARVAELDAKLTDLLAPRDPHDADDVVLEVKSGEGGEESALFASDLARMYIRYAERHGWTVTVLDETWSDLGGYKDATITIASKGDSADGVWSRMKFEGGVHRVQRVPVTESQGRVHTSAAGVLVYPEPEDVEQVQIDESDLRIDVYRSSGKGGQGVNTTDSAVRITHLPTGIVVTCQNERSQLQNKARAMVVLAARLQALAEEQAASDASADRASQIRTVDRSERIRTYNFPENRIADHRINFKAHNLDQVLDGDMDALLDALAAADKQARLAQE, from the coding sequence GTGGCACAGACCGATACCGCGCCCCGCATCGAGGCACTGCTGGCCGAGCACGCCGATCTCGAGCGGCAGCTGGGGGACCCGAACCTGCACGCTGACGCCGGCGCCGCCCGCAAGGTCGGCCGCCGCTTCGCGCAGGTGTCGCCGATCGTCGTCACCTACCGCAAGCTCGAGGCCGCCCAGGGCGACCTCGAAGCCGCCCGTGAGCTGGCCGCCGAGGATGCCGCATTCGCCGCGGAGGTGCCCGAGCTGGAGGCCCGCGTCGCCGAGCTCGACGCCAAGCTGACCGACCTGCTGGCCCCGCGCGATCCGCACGACGCCGACGACGTCGTCCTCGAGGTGAAATCCGGTGAGGGTGGCGAAGAGTCGGCGCTGTTCGCGTCCGACCTCGCGCGCATGTACATCCGCTACGCCGAGCGCCACGGCTGGACCGTCACCGTGCTCGACGAAACCTGGTCGGATCTCGGCGGCTACAAGGACGCCACCATCACCATCGCCAGCAAGGGCGATTCCGCCGACGGCGTGTGGTCGCGCATGAAGTTCGAGGGCGGCGTGCACCGCGTGCAGCGCGTGCCCGTCACCGAGTCGCAGGGCCGCGTGCACACCTCGGCCGCCGGCGTCCTCGTCTACCCGGAGCCCGAAGACGTCGAGCAGGTGCAGATCGACGAATCGGATCTGCGGATCGACGTCTACCGGTCATCCGGCAAGGGTGGTCAGGGCGTCAACACCACCGACTCGGCGGTGCGTATCACGCACCTGCCCACCGGCATCGTCGTCACCTGCCAGAACGAGCGCTCGCAGCTGCAGAACAAGGCCCGCGCCATGGTGGTGCTCGCCGCCCGCCTGCAGGCGCTGGCCGAGGAGCAGGCGGCGTCCGACGCCTCCGCGGACCGCGCCAGCCAGATCCGGACCGTCGACCGCAGCGAGCGCATCCGGACCTACAACTTCCCCGAGAACCGGATCGCCGATCACCGCATCAACTTCAAGGCCCACAACCTCGACCAGGTGCTCGACGGCGACATGGACGCGCTGCTCGACGCCCTCGCGGCCGCCGACAAGCAGGCCCGGCTCGCGCAAGAGTGA
- a CDS encoding F0F1 ATP synthase subunit gamma → MAATLRELRGRIKSASSIKKITKAQELIATSRIAKAQARVDAARPYATEITNMLTELAGASALDHPLLVERENPRRAGVLVVSSDRGLCGGYNANVLRRAEELFTLLRNEGKEPVLYVVGRKALGYYSFRQRAVAESWTGFSERPEYANAKEIADTLVTAFMAGADDEGDEPGADGILGVDELHIVSTEFKSMLSQTAEAVRIAPLAVEYTGEPTEVHTLYSFEPSADVLFDALLPRYIATRVYAALLEAAASESASRRRAMKSATDNADDLIKALTLAANRERQAQITQEISEIVGGANALADAK, encoded by the coding sequence ATGGCAGCCACACTGCGCGAGCTACGCGGACGTATCAAATCCGCCTCGTCGATCAAGAAGATCACGAAGGCGCAGGAGCTGATCGCCACGTCGCGGATCGCCAAGGCGCAGGCCCGGGTTGATGCAGCCCGGCCCTACGCCACCGAGATCACCAACATGCTCACCGAGCTTGCGGGGGCCAGCGCGCTGGACCACCCGCTGCTCGTGGAGCGGGAGAACCCGCGCCGTGCCGGCGTCCTGGTGGTGTCGTCGGACCGCGGCCTGTGCGGCGGTTACAACGCCAACGTGCTGCGTCGGGCCGAGGAACTGTTCACGTTGCTGCGCAACGAGGGCAAGGAGCCGGTGCTGTACGTCGTGGGCCGAAAGGCCTTGGGCTACTACAGCTTCCGTCAGCGCGCCGTCGCCGAGTCCTGGACCGGCTTCTCGGAGCGTCCGGAGTACGCCAATGCCAAGGAGATCGCCGACACCCTGGTGACGGCGTTCATGGCGGGTGCCGACGACGAGGGTGACGAACCGGGTGCCGACGGCATCTTGGGCGTCGACGAACTGCACATCGTGTCGACCGAGTTCAAGTCGATGCTGTCGCAGACCGCCGAGGCCGTGCGGATCGCACCGCTGGCCGTCGAGTACACGGGGGAGCCGACCGAGGTCCACACCCTGTACTCGTTCGAGCCGAGTGCGGACGTGCTGTTCGACGCGTTGCTCCCTCGCTACATTGCGACCCGTGTCTACGCGGCACTGCTTGAGGCCGCGGCCTCGGAGTCGGCTTCGCGTCGACGCGCCATGAAGTCGGCAACGGACAACGCCGACGACCTGATCAAGGCCCTGACCCTCGCCGCGAACCGCGAGCGCCAGGCCCAGATCACCCAGGAAATCAGCGAAATCGTCGGTGGCGCCAACGCGCTGGCCGACGCGAAATAG
- the atpA gene encoding F0F1 ATP synthase subunit alpha, protein MAELTISAADIEGAIENYVTTFSASTDREEIGTVVDAGDGIAHVEGLPSVMTQELLEFPGGVLGVALNLDEHSVGAVILGEFEKIEEGQQVKRTGEVLSVPVGDEFLGRVINPLGEPIDGQGEIKAETRRALELQAPTVVQRQSVSEPLQTGIKAIDAMTPIGRGQRQLIIGDRKTGKTAVCVDTILNQREAWETGDPKQQVRCVYVAIGQKGTTIASVKRALEEGGAMEYTTIVAAPASDPAGFKWLAPYTGSAIGQHWMYNGKHVLIVFDDLSKQADAYRAISLLLRRPPGREAFPGDVFYLHSRLLERCAKLSDELGGGSMTGLPVIETKANDISAFIPTNVISITDGQCFLESDLFNQGVRPAVNVGVSVSRVGGAAQIKAMKEVAGSLRLDLSQYRELEAFAAFASDLDAASKAQLDRGVRLVELLKQPQYSPLAVEDQVIEIFLGTQGHLDSVPAEDVSRFSSELLEHVKASHADILTGIKETKKLSEENEEKLVSVINEFKKGFAATDGSSVVVKEAEAEALDPAELGQESVKVNKPAPKKA, encoded by the coding sequence ATGGCAGAGTTGACAATCTCGGCTGCTGATATCGAAGGTGCCATCGAGAACTACGTAACGACGTTCTCGGCCTCGACCGATCGTGAAGAGATCGGCACTGTCGTCGACGCCGGTGACGGCATCGCACACGTCGAGGGTCTGCCCTCGGTCATGACCCAGGAGCTCCTCGAGTTCCCCGGCGGTGTTCTGGGCGTGGCCCTGAACCTCGACGAGCACAGCGTCGGTGCGGTCATCTTGGGTGAGTTCGAGAAGATCGAAGAGGGCCAGCAGGTCAAGCGCACCGGCGAGGTGCTCTCGGTGCCGGTCGGCGACGAGTTCCTGGGCCGCGTCATCAACCCGCTGGGTGAGCCCATCGACGGCCAGGGCGAGATCAAGGCCGAGACCCGTCGTGCCCTCGAGCTGCAGGCCCCGACCGTGGTCCAGCGCCAGAGCGTCAGCGAGCCGCTGCAGACCGGTATCAAGGCCATCGACGCCATGACCCCGATCGGTCGTGGCCAGCGTCAGCTGATCATCGGTGACCGCAAGACCGGCAAGACCGCCGTCTGCGTCGACACCATCCTGAACCAGCGCGAGGCCTGGGAGACCGGCGACCCGAAGCAGCAGGTGCGCTGCGTCTACGTCGCCATCGGCCAGAAGGGCACCACCATCGCCAGCGTGAAGCGCGCGCTGGAAGAGGGTGGCGCCATGGAGTACACGACCATCGTCGCGGCTCCCGCGTCCGATCCCGCCGGCTTCAAGTGGCTGGCCCCGTACACCGGCTCGGCCATCGGTCAGCACTGGATGTACAACGGCAAGCACGTCCTGATCGTGTTCGACGACCTGTCCAAGCAGGCCGACGCCTACCGCGCCATCTCGCTGCTGCTGCGTCGCCCGCCGGGCCGCGAGGCGTTCCCGGGTGACGTCTTCTACCTGCACTCGCGTCTGCTGGAGCGTTGCGCGAAGCTGTCCGACGAGCTCGGTGGCGGTTCGATGACGGGTCTGCCGGTCATCGAGACCAAGGCCAACGACATCTCGGCGTTCATCCCGACCAACGTCATCTCGATCACCGACGGCCAGTGCTTCCTGGAGTCCGACCTGTTCAACCAGGGTGTCCGCCCGGCCGTGAACGTCGGTGTCTCGGTGTCCCGCGTCGGTGGTGCGGCTCAGATCAAGGCGATGAAGGAAGTTGCCGGTTCGCTGCGTCTGGACCTGTCGCAGTACCGCGAGCTGGAGGCCTTCGCGGCCTTCGCCTCGGACCTGGACGCCGCTTCGAAGGCTCAGCTGGACCGCGGTGTGCGCCTGGTCGAGCTGCTGAAGCAGCCGCAGTACAGCCCGCTGGCCGTCGAGGACCAGGTCATCGAGATCTTCCTCGGTACCCAGGGCCACCTGGATTCGGTTCCGGCCGAGGACGTTTCGCGCTTCTCGTCCGAACTGCTGGAGCACGTGAAGGCCAGCCACGCCGACATCCTCACCGGGATCAAGGAGACCAAGAAGCTCTCCGAGGAGAACGAGGAGAAGCTGGTCTCGGTCATCAACGAGTTCAAGAAGGGCTTCGCCGCCACCGACGGTAGCTCGGTCGTCGTGAAGGAAGCCGAGGCCGAGGCCCTGGATCCTGCTGAGCTCGGCCAGGAGTCGGTCAAGGTCAACAAGCCGGCACCGAAGAAGGCCTAG